One part of the Aurantibacillus circumpalustris genome encodes these proteins:
- a CDS encoding response regulator, which translates to MNLSIKRKLQFGLSFILLLFIACAFVMISKNSESNDRIKYLVNVSARKINLSNEIMIYVLQVTRHEKNIIVERNPEKMEFYKKLIYQALDSVDKKTLELENIVDNEGKTVLEAFKTEWVKFRPNLNKIVEYSLQNEPEKAFEISVNQSSKTKTVVIQQLGSLVNKNEIKMSEDQIRNDKAYRSALNTVFFLIISSLIIALFISYSITQNITKRISFITKEAEKIASREFTKERSEDKTNDELRTVFNALININESFREIAQSANNVASGNYHVTIKPKSDRDVLGLALKEMTTSLRETTAANEKHNWLTLGQNQLVDGLMGDKGIEEMATKTITFLTTYIKGNIGAIYLLNENDNSLFLSASYAFLSPKNVKQQFVMGEGLIGQAASVQKPIYLDEIEAEEMRISSAILNTKPKNLSIIPFVFEGRTLGVIEIGKLTPITETEKEFIRIAMESIALSFNSAFARKRISQLLEETQVQSEELLSQQEELRQMNEELEEQTQSLKQQQEELQITNKELEDQTQSLEVKNQEVEAAKNDIEQKTKLLEVSSKYKSEFLANMSHELRTPLNSLLILSKDLSENKKKNLDEDQIESAEIIYKSGRDLLVLINEVLDLSKIEAGKMMINIESISLRKLANTLVRDFKYNAEEKGLKLSFSLEDGLPETIRSDSQRLNQILKNLLANAIKFTEKGSVTLTINKLDSDKVIISIIDTGIGIQEDKQSSIFEAFQQADGGTSRKFGGTGLGLSISRELAKLLGAEIKLSSKVKKGSTFSLILPFEIREENQQFDSDSITETNVLTPSTENSRKFLNYPTIDDDRNTITNQDKVVLIIEDDLKFASILLKQAKKNEFKCLTAATGEDGLKLALEYKPHAIILDIDLPGINGYKVLTELKENPAVRHIPVHIMSVNERSLAAIKEGAIEYLRKPVDKKDLDEAFGRIENFVNRKMKNLLIVEDDQNLRTAIKKLIGNGDVMCFEAETGHEAIELYQKNHIDCIVLDIGLQDMTGFDLIYKLENLKDSISPIIIYTGRELTKEENYELQKYAESIIIKGVKSEERLLDETALFLHRTISNLPESKQSIINKLYDKEAIYHEKKVLLVDDDMRNVFALSKILKEHGMEILKADNGKTALEILDKNKDIAIVLMDIMMPEMDGYEAMKRIRAQDEFKELPVIALTAKAMKDDKQKCIDAGANDYITKPIDSERMLSLLRVWLSK; encoded by the coding sequence ATGAATCTATCCATTAAAAGAAAATTACAATTCGGACTTTCCTTCATTTTACTGCTGTTTATCGCATGCGCGTTTGTTATGATAAGCAAAAACTCTGAATCTAACGACCGAATAAAATACCTCGTAAATGTTTCGGCACGGAAAATTAATCTATCTAACGAAATAATGATTTATGTGCTTCAGGTAACTCGCCATGAAAAAAATATTATTGTAGAAAGAAACCCTGAAAAGATGGAGTTTTATAAAAAGCTCATTTATCAGGCATTAGACTCGGTGGATAAGAAAACCCTCGAACTTGAAAATATTGTTGACAATGAAGGTAAAACGGTGCTGGAAGCATTTAAAACTGAATGGGTAAAATTCAGACCCAACCTAAATAAAATTGTAGAATATTCTTTGCAAAATGAACCCGAAAAGGCTTTCGAAATTTCAGTCAATCAGAGCTCTAAAACAAAGACAGTTGTAATACAGCAATTGGGAAGTCTTGTTAATAAAAATGAAATTAAAATGAGCGAAGATCAAATACGTAATGATAAGGCTTACCGTAGTGCCCTTAATACTGTATTTTTTTTAATTATTTCGAGCTTAATCATTGCTTTGTTTATTTCCTATTCAATTACTCAAAACATTACAAAAAGAATTTCATTTATCACAAAGGAAGCAGAAAAAATTGCAAGTAGAGAATTTACAAAGGAACGGTCGGAAGATAAAACAAATGATGAGTTGAGAACGGTATTTAACGCCCTTATTAATATAAATGAAAGCTTCAGGGAAATAGCTCAAAGCGCCAATAATGTCGCCTCAGGTAATTATCATGTTACCATAAAGCCGAAGTCTGATCGCGATGTTTTGGGCTTAGCCTTAAAAGAAATGACCACCTCATTACGGGAAACCACTGCCGCTAACGAAAAACATAATTGGCTTACATTAGGGCAAAATCAACTCGTTGATGGATTGATGGGCGACAAAGGAATAGAAGAGATGGCAACCAAAACAATAACCTTTCTAACTACTTATATAAAAGGGAATATTGGAGCAATATACTTACTAAATGAAAATGACAATTCACTATTCCTTTCCGCTAGTTATGCGTTTTTATCGCCAAAAAATGTAAAACAACAATTCGTTATGGGTGAAGGATTAATTGGACAGGCCGCGAGCGTGCAAAAGCCAATTTATTTGGACGAAATCGAGGCAGAAGAAATGCGCATTAGCTCTGCCATTTTAAATACCAAACCCAAAAACTTGTCAATCATTCCTTTTGTTTTTGAAGGAAGAACATTAGGTGTGATTGAAATAGGAAAATTAACCCCCATTACCGAAACCGAAAAAGAGTTCATTAGAATTGCAATGGAAAGCATTGCTTTGAGCTTTAATTCAGCATTTGCGAGAAAACGTATTAGTCAATTGCTCGAAGAAACCCAAGTTCAAAGTGAAGAACTGCTTTCACAACAAGAAGAGTTAAGGCAGATGAATGAAGAACTTGAGGAGCAGACTCAAAGTTTAAAACAACAGCAGGAGGAGTTACAAATAACTAACAAGGAATTGGAAGATCAAACTCAATCTTTAGAAGTAAAAAACCAAGAGGTAGAAGCTGCAAAAAATGATATTGAACAGAAAACAAAACTATTAGAGGTAAGTAGTAAATACAAATCGGAATTTCTGGCAAATATGTCACATGAATTAAGAACGCCTCTAAACAGTTTATTGATTTTATCGAAAGATCTTTCCGAAAACAAGAAGAAAAATCTTGATGAAGATCAGATTGAAAGTGCTGAAATTATTTATAAGAGCGGACGAGATTTACTCGTACTAATTAATGAAGTGCTTGATCTTTCTAAGATAGAAGCTGGGAAAATGATGATAAATATAGAAAGTATCTCTTTGAGGAAGTTGGCAAATACACTGGTGCGCGATTTTAAATATAATGCTGAAGAAAAAGGATTGAAACTATCTTTTAGCCTTGAGGATGGATTACCAGAAACTATTCGATCAGATTCACAGCGTTTAAACCAGATATTAAAAAACCTTTTAGCCAATGCTATAAAATTCACCGAAAAAGGCAGTGTAACGCTTACTATAAACAAACTTGATTCAGACAAAGTTATTATTTCAATTATTGATACTGGCATAGGAATACAAGAAGATAAACAGAGCTCCATATTTGAGGCTTTTCAGCAGGCCGACGGAGGCACTTCAAGAAAGTTTGGCGGCACAGGTTTAGGCTTGTCTATTTCACGTGAACTGGCAAAATTGCTTGGTGCAGAAATAAAACTTAGTAGTAAAGTAAAAAAGGGTTCCACTTTTTCGCTTATACTCCCCTTTGAAATACGTGAAGAAAACCAACAGTTCGATTCAGACTCCATTACCGAAACTAATGTGCTAACGCCATCAACTGAAAATAGTCGCAAATTTTTGAACTATCCAACAATTGATGATGATAGAAATACAATAACCAACCAAGATAAGGTTGTGTTAATAATCGAAGATGATTTAAAATTTGCTTCAATACTTTTAAAACAGGCAAAGAAAAATGAATTTAAATGTTTAACGGCAGCAACAGGCGAAGACGGATTAAAACTGGCATTAGAATATAAACCACATGCCATCATTCTTGATATCGATCTCCCTGGAATTAATGGCTATAAGGTGCTGACAGAGTTGAAAGAAAATCCTGCCGTGAGACATATACCGGTTCACATCATGTCGGTAAACGAACGTTCATTAGCGGCCATTAAAGAAGGGGCTATCGAATACTTAAGGAAGCCAGTAGATAAAAAGGATTTAGATGAAGCCTTTGGCAGGATTGAGAATTTTGTAAATAGAAAAATGAAAAACCTTCTTATTGTAGAAGATGACCAAAACTTAAGAACGGCGATTAAGAAATTAATTGGCAATGGAGATGTAATGTGTTTTGAAGCCGAAACGGGACACGAAGCTATAGAATTATATCAGAAAAATCACATTGATTGTATTGTGTTAGATATTGGTTTACAAGATATGACCGGTTTTGACCTTATTTATAAACTCGAGAATTTAAAGGATAGTATTTCACCTATCATTATTTATACAGGTAGGGAACTCACAAAAGAAGAAAATTACGAACTGCAAAAATATGCCGAGAGTATTATTATTAAAGGTGTAAAATCTGAGGAGCGTCTTTTAGATGAAACCGCCTTATTTCTGCATAGAACCATCAGCAATTTACCTGAATCAAAACAATCTATAATAAATAAATTGTACGATAAGGAGGCAATTTATCATGAAAAAAAAGTTTTGTTAGTTGATGATGATATGCGAAACGTATTTGCTCTATCAAAAATATTAAAGGAACACGGAATGGAAATCTTAAAAGCTGATAACGGTAAAACCGCACTTGAAATTTTAGATAAGAACAAGGATATCGCCATTGTTTTAATGGATATAATGATGCCTGAAATGGATGGATATGAAGCAATGAAAAGGATAAGAGCCCAAGATGAATTTAAAGAATTACCAGTGATTGCTCTTACGGCAAAAGCAATGAAAGATGACAAACAAAAATGTATAGATGCTGGGGCTAACGATTATATTACCAAACCTATTGATAGTGAACGTATGCTTTCCTTATTGAGGGTTTGGCTAAGCAAATAG
- a CDS encoding chemotaxis protein CheB, with product MQYKAIVIGVSLGGMNAMKVLFASLPSTFSIPIIIVQHIGARSDNMWINFINTTSNLKLKEVREKEKVELGNVYVAPANYHLLVEMDETFSLTIDQRVNFARPSIDVLFESAAAAYKDKLIGIILTGSNKDGAAGVKRIQEYGGLVVVEDPETAESNTMPLAAIATTKPDHILPLKKIVDLLIQLEQNNLAS from the coding sequence ATGCAGTATAAAGCAATTGTCATAGGTGTTTCGTTAGGAGGTATGAATGCGATGAAGGTATTGTTTGCATCCTTGCCGTCTACTTTCAGTATCCCGATAATAATTGTTCAACATATAGGTGCCCGTTCTGATAATATGTGGATAAATTTCATAAACACAACTAGCAATCTTAAATTAAAGGAAGTACGTGAAAAAGAAAAAGTTGAACTGGGCAATGTTTATGTAGCACCTGCCAATTATCACTTGTTAGTTGAAATGGACGAAACCTTTTCGTTAACGATTGATCAAAGAGTTAACTTCGCCAGGCCCTCCATTGATGTGCTTTTTGAATCTGCGGCAGCCGCATATAAAGACAAACTCATTGGCATAATTCTAACGGGCTCAAATAAAGATGGCGCTGCTGGCGTAAAACGAATTCAGGAATATGGCGGTTTAGTTGTAGTTGAGGACCCAGAAACAGCAGAATCAAATACTATGCCTTTAGCTGCCATTGCGACAACCAAACCTGATCACATTTTGCCGCTTAAAAAAATAGTTGATTTATTAATACAATTAGAACAAAACAATTTAGCAAGTTAG
- a CDS encoding CheR family methyltransferase — MTPHKDNLDIEISLLLDAIYQKHGYDFRQYSQAHIARRVNNRMLITGLKNVTEVHAKVLHDETFAAELLRDLSITVTEMFRDPEFYKSLREKVIPILKTYPFIKIWHAGCSTGEEAYSMSIILKEEGLYDRATIYATDFNQQALNRAKQGIFSNELMKEYTLNYQLSGGKESFSKYYTSSYDNVIMHQSLGKNIVWANHNLVTDSVFAEVQMIFCRNVLIYFDRNLQNKVHSLFNASLIKGGILCLGSKESLRFNNAHTTYNELDSKHKIFKKKY, encoded by the coding sequence ATGACACCGCACAAAGATAATTTAGATATTGAAATTTCCCTTCTCCTTGATGCAATATATCAAAAACACGGATATGACTTCAGGCAATATTCTCAGGCTCATATTGCACGTAGGGTTAATAACCGAATGCTTATTACTGGGTTAAAAAATGTTACCGAGGTACACGCAAAAGTGTTACACGATGAAACGTTCGCGGCCGAATTACTAAGAGATTTATCCATTACAGTCACTGAAATGTTCCGCGATCCCGAGTTTTACAAATCTCTGCGCGAAAAAGTAATACCTATTTTAAAAACATATCCCTTTATTAAAATCTGGCATGCTGGTTGCTCAACTGGTGAAGAAGCCTACTCCATGTCAATTATTTTAAAAGAAGAAGGTTTGTACGATCGTGCTACCATTTATGCAACAGATTTTAATCAGCAAGCTTTGAACAGAGCTAAACAAGGTATTTTTTCAAACGAATTAATGAAAGAATACACACTAAACTATCAACTATCTGGTGGCAAAGAATCTTTTAGTAAATATTACACTTCCAGTTATGATAATGTTATTATGCATCAATCTTTAGGGAAGAATATAGTTTGGGCTAATCATAATCTTGTTACAGATAGTGTGTTTGCAGAAGTACAAATGATTTTCTGCAGAAACGTCTTAATTTATTTTGATAGAAATCTTCAAAACAAGGTACATTCTCTTTTTAACGCCAGTCTTATTAAGGGTGGTATACTCTGCTTGGGTTCTAAAGAGAGCCTGCGCTTTAATAATGCACATACTACGTATAACGAACTAGACAGTAAACATAAAATTTTTAAGAAAAAATATTAA
- a CDS encoding GWxTD domain-containing protein, whose protein sequence is MNWFTLHKNLKSAVLLIFAVYLSGNLSAQVDAYYSSGVFNTPKNEPFIETYLTIVGKSLTAKRIEDKLQNSINVELKIFKDSVLVKVNKYNLLGPIFPSSQLAPSFIDNQRYSLPNGNYIIEISLQDNYEPARKPLLIKAPLKIDFNAVDLQSSSIQALESFKKSENESAITKSGYDLVPYTANYYPENNKQLAFYFEAYNTDKVLGVNKSFIFSYYLEINADRTILNNYGAFKKQTTAAVNPLLAKLDISKLASGNYNLVIQVKDEDNKLHLEKKYFFQRLNTTADKIERQRYNNEQSIAEYVGQCNNLDTLKMFVECLWPIANSYDKERIINQSLGKDGQIMKNFVVDFWERRAADTANPIKLWAAYYKEVQQTLILFKCGKQKGYYSDRGRVYLQYGAPSQRSQQNIENNTFPYEIWQYYRTSDAVNGQFFSNKKFVFVNNMLGDDCFKLIHSDMRGEINNPRWQFEVTRRNNNGLGDLDNTTPAGTEYNQFNEIYSNPR, encoded by the coding sequence TTGAATTGGTTTACACTTCATAAGAATTTAAAATCCGCAGTACTTCTTATTTTTGCGGTTTATTTAAGTGGAAATTTATCCGCTCAAGTAGATGCTTATTATAGTTCTGGCGTATTTAATACACCTAAAAATGAGCCATTTATAGAGACTTACCTCACCATTGTTGGTAAATCTTTAACAGCAAAAAGAATAGAAGATAAGCTTCAAAATTCGATTAACGTCGAGCTTAAAATATTTAAAGATTCGGTTTTAGTGAAAGTAAATAAGTACAATCTACTAGGACCAATTTTTCCGTCATCTCAACTAGCACCTTCTTTCATTGATAATCAGCGCTACTCACTTCCAAACGGTAATTATATTATTGAGATCAGTTTGCAAGATAACTACGAACCAGCTCGAAAACCTTTACTTATAAAAGCGCCTTTAAAAATCGATTTCAATGCTGTAGACCTTCAGTCTTCATCCATTCAAGCTCTGGAAAGTTTTAAAAAAAGTGAGAACGAAAGTGCTATCACTAAATCTGGGTATGATCTGGTTCCCTACACGGCGAACTATTACCCAGAGAACAATAAACAACTTGCTTTTTATTTTGAAGCATACAACACCGATAAAGTACTTGGTGTGAATAAGTCTTTTATTTTTTCTTATTATCTCGAGATAAATGCAGATCGTACCATACTAAATAATTATGGTGCTTTCAAAAAACAAACGACCGCAGCCGTTAATCCGCTGCTTGCTAAATTAGACATAAGTAAGTTAGCTAGTGGCAATTACAATCTTGTTATTCAAGTAAAAGATGAAGATAACAAATTGCATTTAGAGAAAAAATACTTTTTTCAAAGATTAAATACAACAGCCGATAAAATTGAAAGGCAACGTTATAACAATGAACAAAGCATTGCCGAGTATGTGGGACAATGTAATAATCTTGATACGCTTAAAATGTTTGTGGAGTGTTTGTGGCCAATTGCAAACAGTTATGATAAGGAACGTATAATCAATCAGTCTCTTGGAAAAGATGGTCAAATAATGAAGAACTTTGTTGTTGATTTTTGGGAACGAAGGGCTGCTGATACAGCCAATCCTATAAAGCTGTGGGCTGCCTATTATAAAGAGGTTCAACAGACCCTGATTCTTTTTAAGTGTGGTAAGCAGAAAGGATACTACTCTGACCGCGGACGTGTTTATCTTCAGTATGGCGCTCCAAGTCAACGCAGTCAGCAAAACATCGAAAACAATACCTTTCCATACGAGATTTGGCAGTATTACAGAACGTCAGATGCTGTAAATGGGCAGTTTTTTAGTAACAAAAAATTTGTATTCGTAAATAATATGTTGGGTGACGATTGTTTTAAGTTAATTCACAGCGACATGCGAGGTGAAATAAATAATCCAAGATGGCAATTTGAAGTCACCCGAAGGAATAACAATGGTTTGGGAGATCTTGATAACACAACTCCTGCGGGAACGGAGTATAACCAATTTAATGAAATTTATAGTAACCCGAGATAG
- a CDS encoding glycosyltransferase family 2 protein, translated as MSESNVAVVILNFNGKSFLEKFLPGIIKNSSPHKIVVADNGSTDDSLNYLESHFPQVSIIKNGGNYGYAKGYNLALQKVEADYFVLLNSDVEVTPNWIEPIILLMDVDKQIAACQPKLIDYAKRNLFEYAGASGGFIDKYGYPFCRGRIFNTLEEDNGQHNVAREVFWASGACLFIRADAFRRVGGFDDDYFAHMEEIDLCWRLKNLGYKIYVEPASVIYHIGGGTLNKLSKRKTFLNFRNNLVTYTKNSHSSFLFWRILLRFILDGVAAFKFLFDGQPKHFFAVLKAHGNYYLWLPRTLAKRRLMKRMTGFNYTETEIYQSSIVSEHFLKHKNKFSDLQESFFKTKSISR; from the coding sequence ATGAGTGAGTCGAATGTTGCGGTGGTTATTTTAAATTTTAATGGTAAATCTTTTCTAGAAAAATTCCTTCCTGGAATTATTAAAAACTCATCACCACATAAAATAGTTGTAGCCGATAATGGTAGTACCGACGACTCCCTTAACTATTTAGAATCTCATTTTCCTCAAGTTTCTATTATCAAAAATGGAGGAAACTATGGGTATGCGAAAGGTTATAATTTAGCACTCCAAAAAGTAGAAGCCGATTATTTTGTACTCTTAAATAGCGATGTGGAAGTAACTCCAAATTGGATTGAACCCATTATTTTGTTAATGGATGTGGATAAACAAATTGCGGCCTGCCAACCCAAACTAATCGACTATGCTAAGAGAAACCTCTTTGAATATGCAGGCGCTTCTGGTGGTTTTATTGATAAATACGGTTATCCATTTTGTAGAGGCCGCATTTTTAATACACTCGAAGAAGATAATGGTCAGCATAATGTTGCACGTGAAGTTTTTTGGGCTAGCGGAGCTTGTTTATTTATTCGGGCAGATGCTTTTAGAAGAGTGGGGGGATTTGATGATGATTATTTTGCGCACATGGAAGAAATAGATTTGTGTTGGCGGTTAAAAAATCTTGGTTATAAAATATATGTAGAACCGGCTTCCGTTATCTACCATATTGGAGGCGGAACTTTGAACAAGCTTTCGAAACGTAAAACCTTTCTTAATTTTAGAAATAATTTGGTTACGTATACTAAAAATAGTCATTCGAGTTTTTTATTTTGGAGGATCTTACTTCGATTTATTTTAGACGGTGTTGCTGCCTTTAAATTTTTATTCGATGGACAACCAAAACATTTTTTTGCTGTATTAAAAGCGCACGGCAATTATTATCTCTGGCTTCCGCGAACGCTTGCAAAACGCAGGTTAATGAAAAGAATGACAGGGTTTAATTACACAGAAACGGAAATTTATCAGTCTAGTATTGTCTCTGAACACTTCCTAAAACATAAAAATAAATTCAGTGATCTGCAGGAATCTTTTTTTAAAACTAAGTCTATCAGCAGATAA
- a CDS encoding sodium:solute symporter translates to MSPILLFTIVISYFALLLLVAWITGRNSTNDSFFIGNKNSNWMLVAFGMIGTSLSGVTFVSVPGGVATNNFFYFQIVLGYLIGYMVIAFVLIPLYYKLNLTSIYTYLEKRFGINAHKAGAFFFILSRLVGATARLYLVISVLQIFIFDKLGIPFELTTLVILALIILYTFEGGVKTIIYTDTLQTTGMLLGLVVCIIVIVKAMGLDFSGALAQMNEKGYTKVFNFDVMSGSYFLKQIIGGAFIAIAMTGLDQEMMQKNISVKTIRDSQKNIISFSVVLVIVNLLFLFLGGILYLYASSKGINVAPDDLFPTIALSDTFSGIIGIIFILALISALFPSVDGAITSITSCYCIDILDMKRKEGTEKQKRNTRLKVHFSIAASFFLMVLIFKAINDKLIIDFILKFASITYGPLLGLFSFGILTNRKLNDKLIWYVCIIAPLIVLALDVTCSPNWYEKKLHMSLGLNQLSESLFSGYKIGNELILINGLFTFLGLYFISEKQKGPAAALIAEQKIA, encoded by the coding sequence ATGTCTCCTATTTTATTATTTACCATTGTTATTTCCTATTTCGCTTTACTGCTTTTGGTGGCATGGATTACAGGACGAAATTCAACCAACGATTCTTTTTTTATCGGAAATAAAAATAGCAATTGGATGCTCGTTGCTTTCGGAATGATAGGCACCAGTTTAAGTGGTGTGACCTTTGTGAGCGTACCTGGAGGTGTTGCTACGAATAATTTTTTTTACTTCCAGATAGTTTTAGGGTATTTAATTGGGTACATGGTTATTGCCTTTGTTTTAATTCCATTGTATTACAAATTAAATCTCACGTCTATTTACACCTACTTAGAAAAACGGTTTGGAATAAACGCACATAAAGCAGGTGCTTTCTTTTTTATTTTATCGCGTTTGGTTGGTGCAACTGCCAGACTTTATTTAGTAATCAGTGTTCTACAGATATTTATTTTCGATAAGTTAGGGATTCCATTTGAGCTCACCACGCTGGTAATATTGGCACTTATAATTTTATACACGTTTGAAGGAGGAGTAAAAACAATTATTTACACCGATACCCTGCAGACTACAGGAATGTTGTTAGGTTTGGTTGTTTGTATAATTGTGATCGTTAAAGCGATGGGACTTGATTTTTCAGGAGCACTAGCACAAATGAATGAAAAGGGATATACCAAAGTGTTTAACTTCGATGTCATGTCGGGTTCTTACTTCCTCAAACAAATAATTGGTGGCGCATTTATAGCTATTGCTATGACAGGACTTGATCAGGAAATGATGCAAAAAAACATCAGTGTTAAAACCATTCGTGACTCTCAAAAGAACATTATTTCCTTTTCTGTGGTACTTGTAATAGTTAATTTGCTGTTTCTTTTTTTAGGTGGGATTCTTTACCTATATGCTAGTTCCAAAGGTATTAATGTGGCTCCAGATGACCTTTTTCCAACCATCGCTCTCAGTGACACTTTTAGTGGGATAATCGGAATTATATTTATACTTGCCTTGATATCGGCTCTATTTCCAAGTGTGGATGGTGCCATCACATCGATCACTTCTTGTTATTGTATTGATATCCTTGACATGAAGCGAAAAGAAGGAACTGAAAAACAAAAAAGAAACACGCGTTTAAAGGTTCATTTTTCAATTGCCGCTTCATTTTTTCTAATGGTATTAATTTTTAAAGCAATTAATGATAAATTAATTATTGATTTTATTTTAAAATTTGCCAGCATCACATACGGACCGCTCTTGGGCTTATTCTCTTTCGGAATACTTACAAATCGAAAACTGAACGACAAACTGATTTGGTATGTTTGCATTATTGCGCCATTGATTGTATTAGCCCTAGATGTCACTTGCAGTCCAAACTGGTATGAAAAGAAACTTCACATGAGTTTAGGTTTGAACCAATTATCAGAATCTTTGTTTTCGGGTTATAAAATAGGAAATGAGTTAATACTTATTAATGGGCTTTTTACCTTTTTAGGTTTATATTTTATTTCAGAGAAACAAAAAGGTCCAGCAGCAGCTTTGATTGCGGAACAAAAAATTGCTTAA
- a CDS encoding alpha/beta hydrolase, with protein MKSVCFIAVLFLVSSCLKLDTNLYNTTDKISEYKLDNYSGEQDFILDDTYTIPSDKITLFSLASQSENESSATAIKALYIGDLNRINMDTVILYCHGNKWHMDFYWQRAKILAHINGKNNYGVMMMDYRGFGLSSGKPTEEGMYADVDACMKWLKEKGLTSERLIIYGFSLGSASATELSANPKTLTPSKLILEAPFASAAVMVQDASQLNMPADYFTDLKIDNAEEIKKVSQPFLWMHGTMDNFLNYKTHGEVVYKNYAGSYKEKFLVDVADHGEIPVKMGFELYLKTIGEFIRK; from the coding sequence ATGAAGAGTGTTTGTTTCATAGCCGTTCTATTTTTAGTTTCATCTTGTTTAAAACTAGACACGAACCTTTACAATACCACTGATAAAATAAGCGAATACAAATTAGACAATTATTCTGGCGAACAGGATTTTATTTTAGACGATACCTATACAATTCCCTCAGATAAAATTACCTTGTTCTCCTTGGCTTCACAATCAGAAAACGAAAGTTCTGCAACCGCTATCAAAGCCTTATATATTGGCGATCTAAATAGAATTAATATGGACACCGTTATTTTATACTGCCACGGTAACAAATGGCACATGGATTTTTACTGGCAGCGTGCAAAAATACTCGCACACATAAATGGTAAAAATAATTACGGAGTAATGATGATGGACTATCGTGGTTTTGGTTTAAGTTCTGGGAAACCAACAGAAGAAGGTATGTATGCCGATGTCGATGCGTGTATGAAATGGTTAAAAGAAAAAGGCTTGACAAGTGAACGTTTAATTATTTATGGATTTAGTCTTGGTAGTGCTTCAGCAACAGAACTTTCCGCAAATCCAAAAACATTAACACCCTCTAAATTAATTTTGGAAGCGCCTTTTGCCAGCGCTGCAGTCATGGTTCAAGATGCTTCGCAATTAAATATGCCGGCAGACTATTTTACAGACCTTAAAATTGATAATGCCGAAGAAATTAAGAAAGTAAGTCAGCCTTTTTTGTGGATGCACGGAACTATGGATAATTTTTTAAACTATAAAACCCATGGGGAAGTGGTTTATAAAAACTATGCAGGTAGTTATAAAGAAAAATTTCTTGTTGATGTTGCCGACCACGGTGAAATACCTGTTAAGATGGGGTTTGAGCTTTATTTAAAAACGATTGGAGAATTTATTAGGAAGTAG
- the recR gene encoding recombination mediator RecR, giving the protein MEFSSKIIEQAVEAFAQLPGVGKKTALRFVLHVIKQDKQQSENLSHLITQLKNDLRYCQKCHNISENDICEICANPSRDETVVCVVQDYRDIMAIENTGLYKGHYHVLGGLISPLEGITPSGLNIETLVNKISRNSVTEIILALNATMEGETTSFYIFRKIAQYNIKLSAIARGIAVGDELEYADEVTLGRSIINRIPFDSLLKK; this is encoded by the coding sequence TTGGAATTTAGCTCTAAAATTATAGAACAGGCTGTTGAAGCCTTTGCACAATTGCCCGGTGTTGGTAAAAAAACAGCCTTACGTTTTGTGTTGCATGTTATTAAACAAGACAAACAACAATCAGAGAATTTAAGCCACCTCATTACACAGCTTAAAAACGATTTACGGTATTGTCAAAAATGCCATAATATTTCCGAAAATGATATTTGCGAAATCTGTGCAAATCCTTCACGTGATGAGACTGTTGTTTGTGTAGTGCAAGACTACCGAGATATCATGGCCATCGAAAACACAGGTCTTTACAAAGGTCACTACCATGTTCTTGGTGGATTAATTTCTCCTCTTGAAGGAATAACTCCCTCGGGATTAAATATTGAAACACTTGTAAATAAAATAAGTAGGAATTCCGTCACTGAAATCATACTTGCTTTAAATGCTACCATGGAAGGAGAAACAACTTCTTTTTATATTTTTAGAAAAATTGCTCAATACAATATTAAACTGAGCGCTATAGCCAGAGGCATTGCCGTTGGTGACGAATTAGAATACGCCGATGAAGTTACACTTGGGCGTTCTATCATTAATCGCATCCCATTTGATTCTCTATTAAAAAAATAA